CAACGAAGGCTGCTATGTCGCTATAGAAAGTCTGTATTCGATGGATGGAGATATTGCCCCGATTCAGGAAATTTTTGAAATCACAGAAAAATATAAAGCTTATTTGATCGTGGATGAAGCGCATGCTTTTGGTGTTTTTGGCTATGGTTTGATTGATCAATTTAACTTGCAGGAAAAAGTTTCAGCCACGGTCATTACTTATGGAAAAGCTTTGGGAACGCACGGCGCCGCTATCTTAACGAAAGATCTGCTTAAATCTTATCTCATCAATTTCGCATCACCTTTTATCTACACCACTTCGGCGCATGATTTTCTATGGATGAGCATTTTGAAAGGATATGAGTTTATAAAAGCAAACAGTCAATTATCAATTGATTTACAAAAAAATATTAAAATTTTTCGTGAACAAAATTTAGAAAGTCCATCTTCTGAAAACAGCCCAATTCAGGCAATTATAATTCCGGACAATCATCAATTGAGAAGTCTAAAAGAAACTTTATTGGAGAATGGATTCTTAACGTATGCAGTTTTTAGTCCTACGGTGAAAGAAGGAGCGGAAAGGTTGAGAATCTGTCCGCATAGTTTTAATACAGAGGAAGAAATAGTGGAATTAACAAGAATTATTAAAGAGTTTATTTAAACGTAAAATAATCACATCATTTGTCATTCCGCAGGAATGACAAACTGGATGGATAAAAATATGAAAATAGAAATACAAAGTAAAAAACAAAAAATCCTATTCGTCACAGGCATCGGAACCGAAGTAGGAAAAACCGTCTGTTCGGCAGTTTTAACGAAATGTTTTAATGCAGATTATTGGAAACCAGTACAATCAGGAGATTTAGATTGTTCGGACAGTATGAAAATTAAGAATTGGGTTGGAGAAAATACAATTTGTCATCCCGAAACTTATCGCTTTCAATTGGCTGCGTCACCACATCAATCGGCTAAGGAAGAGAGAATTATGATTGATTTAGATGAATTTAAACTTCCTGACACTCAAAATAATTTAATTATAGAAGGAGCAGGAGGATTGATGGTTCCTTTAAATAATAGAGATTTTATGATTGATTTAATTGAGAAATTAAACATTCCTGTCGTTTTGGTTGTCCGAAATTATTTAGGATGCATCAATCACACTTTACTATCCATTTTAGTTTTAAAACAAAAAAATATAAAACTGGAATATATCATTATTAACGGAAATTTTCCTTTTGAAACCGAAAGAATTATCTGTGAAAATATTAACCCTGAAACGAAAATTATAAGAATTCCAGACATCGAAAATTTAACAAAAGAAAACATAGAAAGTATTACAAAACAATTAGAAAATAGATGAGAGATAAAACAAAATTGAGAAATGATTGGACAAAGCAAGAAATCGAGGGAATTTACAATCTTCCGCTCCTCGAATTGATCTATAAAGCAGCAACCGTTCACCGTGAATGGCACAATCCTGAAGAGGTTCAGATGTCGACTTTGCTTTCTATAAAGACGGGTGGCTGTCCTGAAGACTGTTCCTATTGCGGACAAGCGGCTCGTTATCATACGAATATAAAGGTTCAGGCGTTACTTCCGACGGAGCAGGTTATTGCACATGCTCAAAAGGCAAAAGATAATGGTTCGTCCCGTTTTTGCATGGCTGCAGCATGGCGTGAAGTTCGTAACAACCGGGATTTTGACCGAGTTATCGATATGGTAAAAGGGGTGAATGAATTAGGCATGGAAGTTTGCTGTACCCTGGGAATGTTAACAGAAGAACAGGCAATTCGCCTTCAGGAAGCTGGTTTGTATGCTTATAACCATAATCTTGATACTTCGGAACAATATTATGAAGAAATTATTTCGACAAGAACTTTTGACAATAGAATTAATACCATTAATAATGTAAGAAAAGCGGGAATTACTGTTTGTTCAGGCGGAATTATCGGCCTTGGAGAAACAAATGCAGACCGAATTTCAATGCTTTTAACATTATCAAC
The sequence above is a segment of the Chryseobacterium sp. MYb264 genome. Coding sequences within it:
- a CDS encoding aminotransferase class I/II-fold pyridoxal phosphate-dependent enzyme, which produces MRNHFDYFEETLIQRKESGTLRVLKEKPEGIDFYSNDYLGLARNYEFNQLLLKTVAENPELLCGSSGSRLISGNSFVVTEVEDYIAHEHQYESALVFPSGYNANLALFSTLPTRHDTIILDEQIHRSVHDACRMSYAKKLKFKHNDPEHLENILKRNNEGCYVAIESLYSMDGDIAPIQEIFEITEKYKAYLIVDEAHAFGVFGYGLIDQFNLQEKVSATVITYGKALGTHGAAILTKDLLKSYLINFASPFIYTTSAHDFLWMSILKGYEFIKANSQLSIDLQKNIKIFREQNLESPSSENSPIQAIIIPDNHQLRSLKETLLENGFLTYAVFSPTVKEGAERLRICPHSFNTEEEIVELTRIIKEFI
- the bioD gene encoding dethiobiotin synthase; translated protein: MKIEIQSKKQKILFVTGIGTEVGKTVCSAVLTKCFNADYWKPVQSGDLDCSDSMKIKNWVGENTICHPETYRFQLAASPHQSAKEERIMIDLDEFKLPDTQNNLIIEGAGGLMVPLNNRDFMIDLIEKLNIPVVLVVRNYLGCINHTLLSILVLKQKNIKLEYIIINGNFPFETERIICENINPETKIIRIPDIENLTKENIESITKQLENR
- the bioB gene encoding biotin synthase BioB, with the protein product MRDKTKLRNDWTKQEIEGIYNLPLLELIYKAATVHREWHNPEEVQMSTLLSIKTGGCPEDCSYCGQAARYHTNIKVQALLPTEQVIAHAQKAKDNGSSRFCMAAAWREVRNNRDFDRVIDMVKGVNELGMEVCCTLGMLTEEQAIRLQEAGLYAYNHNLDTSEQYYEEIISTRTFDNRINTINNVRKAGITVCSGGIIGLGETNADRISMLLTLSTMPKHPESVPINALARVEGTPLQDNEKTNTWEMVRMIATARIIMPSSMVRLSAGRIEMTEFEQGWCFMAGANSIFTGERETLLVTPNPGVSEDMQMLQTLGLKPMKRASEKIMEQFETWSANV